The Vescimonas coprocola genome includes a window with the following:
- a CDS encoding gluconeogenesis factor YvcK family protein, with product MEPYRQSVAPEHGPRIAAIGGGTGLSTLLRGLKRYTKNITAIVTVADDGGGSGRLRQDLGMLPPGDIRNCLEALANAEPLMAQLMHYRFPEGELAGQSFGNLFLAALNGIMPSFDRAVESLSQVLAITGRVLPVTNENIQLEAEFENGARVVGESRIFQCKQEQDCRIRRVNLLPSRPKALPEAVEAIREAEMVVLAPGSLYTSIIPNLLVDGIVEAIRESRALKIYVCNVMTQEGETEGYTASDHIRALFNHSCPGLFDLCLVNDAPIPPSVMRGYTREGAEPILCDRDACEALGVEVITRPVSTVENGLVRHNPGHLAWELVRLHAQRNIRLVEDSLRRTPRNRVEK from the coding sequence ATGGAGCCATACCGACAGTCGGTAGCACCGGAGCACGGCCCCCGCATCGCCGCCATCGGCGGCGGCACGGGCCTGTCCACTCTGCTGCGTGGCCTGAAGCGTTATACGAAGAATATCACGGCCATTGTCACGGTGGCCGATGACGGAGGCGGCTCCGGGCGGCTGCGGCAGGACCTGGGGATGCTTCCGCCGGGAGATATCCGCAACTGTCTGGAGGCGCTGGCCAATGCCGAACCCCTGATGGCCCAGCTGATGCACTACCGGTTCCCGGAGGGAGAGCTGGCGGGCCAGAGCTTCGGCAATCTCTTTCTGGCGGCCCTCAACGGCATCATGCCCAGCTTTGACCGGGCGGTAGAGAGCCTGAGTCAGGTGCTGGCCATCACCGGTAGGGTGCTGCCGGTGACCAATGAGAATATCCAGCTGGAGGCGGAGTTTGAAAACGGCGCACGGGTGGTGGGGGAGTCCCGCATCTTTCAGTGCAAGCAGGAGCAGGACTGCCGCATCCGCCGGGTGAATCTGCTGCCCAGCCGTCCCAAGGCCCTGCCGGAGGCGGTGGAGGCCATCCGGGAGGCGGAGATGGTGGTGCTGGCGCCGGGGAGCCTGTATACCAGCATCATCCCCAACCTGCTGGTGGATGGCATCGTGGAGGCCATCCGGGAGTCCCGTGCCCTGAAAATTTACGTCTGTAATGTCATGACGCAGGAGGGGGAGACAGAGGGGTATACTGCCTCGGACCATATCCGGGCGCTGTTTAACCACAGCTGCCCCGGCCTCTTTGACTTATGCCTGGTCAACGACGCCCCCATCCCGCCTTCGGTGATGCGGGGCTATACCCGTGAGGGGGCGGAACCCATCCTGTGCGACCGGGATGCCTGCGAGGCGCTGGGGGTGGAGGTCATCACTCGCCCCGTGTCCACAGTGGAAAACGGGCTGGTGCGCCATAATCCGGGCCATTTGGCGTGGGAGCTGGTGCGGCTCCATGCCCAGAGAAATATCCGTCTGGTGGAGGATTCCCTCCGCCGGACGCCGAGAAACCGAGTGGAGAAATGA
- the whiA gene encoding DNA-binding protein WhiA gives MQSFAGKVKNELCRVPVQRLCCARAEAYGVLLYGNTFSPTEVRLITESADFAARLPRLFQRAFGLKFDRLPEEERGKLIFGITDRSKLDRIINQLGYDPRQNLVLHVNFGLLEDECCRTAFLRGAFLAGGSVTDPEKRYHLELDTGHAQASREVAALLTEMGFLPHSVRRGGSSVIYFKQSEHIEDLLTTIGAPAAAMDIMTAKVDKEIRNGANRAMNCDMANVNKTIDAALEQKNAIQRLQENGWLERLPEKLRQTALLRLQYPEMSLSQLAEKCDPPVTKSCMNHRMRKLLEEAKKL, from the coding sequence ATGCAGTCATTTGCGGGAAAGGTAAAAAACGAGCTGTGCCGGGTGCCGGTGCAGCGCCTGTGCTGCGCCAGAGCTGAGGCCTATGGTGTGCTGCTCTACGGCAATACCTTCAGCCCCACAGAGGTGCGGCTCATTACCGAGAGTGCCGACTTTGCCGCCCGGCTGCCCCGGCTGTTCCAGCGGGCCTTCGGCCTGAAATTCGACCGTCTGCCGGAGGAGGAGCGGGGGAAGCTGATCTTCGGCATCACCGACCGGAGCAAGCTGGACCGCATCATCAACCAGCTGGGCTACGATCCCCGGCAGAATCTGGTGCTCCATGTGAACTTCGGGCTGCTGGAGGACGAGTGCTGCCGGACGGCCTTCCTGCGGGGGGCCTTTCTGGCGGGTGGCAGTGTCACCGACCCGGAAAAGCGCTATCATCTGGAGCTGGATACCGGCCATGCACAGGCCAGCCGGGAGGTAGCGGCCCTGCTGACGGAGATGGGCTTTCTGCCCCACAGCGTCCGCCGGGGCGGCAGCTCTGTTATTTACTTCAAGCAGTCTGAGCATATCGAGGATCTGCTGACCACCATTGGGGCTCCGGCGGCGGCTATGGATATCATGACCGCCAAGGTGGATAAGGAGATCCGCAACGGGGCCAACCGAGCCATGAACTGCGACATGGCCAATGTAAATAAGACCATTGACGCTGCGCTGGAGCAGAAAAATGCCATCCAGCGTCTACAGGAGAACGGATGGCTGGAGCGCCTGCCGGAAAAGCTGCGGCAGACAGCTCTGCTGCGCCTGCAATACCCGGAGATGTCCCTGTCCCAGCTGGCGGAGAAATGCGACCCGCCGGTGACGAAATCCTGCATGAACCATCGGATGCGGAAGTTATTGGAGGAGGCGAAGAAGCTGTGA
- a CDS encoding C-GCAxxG-C-C family protein, with the protein MTKEERCRLALGYHRQHYNCGQSVLGAFRDLTGLTEEQCWGLGSGLGSGMRCGGICGAVSGGVLVLGLLHPYTAQEGPEGRRRSVEQVKEFQRRFTQQFHLLNCRELLAERGLHPTPTAQAVGADDHCGTLIVSAVELLCDYLAELDGQK; encoded by the coding sequence ATGACGAAGGAAGAGCGGTGCCGTCTGGCCCTTGGCTATCACCGGCAGCACTATAACTGCGGCCAGAGCGTGCTGGGGGCCTTCCGGGACCTGACGGGTCTGACGGAGGAGCAGTGCTGGGGCCTTGGCAGCGGCCTCGGCAGCGGGATGCGCTGCGGCGGCATCTGTGGCGCCGTGTCCGGCGGCGTGCTGGTGCTGGGCCTGCTGCATCCCTACACGGCACAGGAGGGGCCGGAGGGCCGGCGGCGCTCTGTGGAACAGGTGAAGGAGTTCCAGCGCCGCTTCACCCAGCAGTTTCACCTGCTGAACTGCCGGGAACTGCTGGCGGAGCGTGGCCTGCATCCTACGCCTACGGCGCAGGCGGTAGGGGCCGACGACCACTGCGGAACACTCATCGTCTCGGCGGTGGAGCTGCTGTGTGACTATCTGGCGGAGCTGGACGGCCAAAAATAA
- a CDS encoding DNA polymerase III subunit alpha, whose translation MGFVHLHVHTEYSLLDGACRIRDLPARIREMGQTAVAITDHGVMYGAIDFYRACKAEGIHPIIGCEVYVARRTRFDKVHEYDAESRHLVLLCKNETGYRNLSYMVSQAFVEGFYIKPRIDLDLLRQHSEGLIALSACLAGEIPKRLVNGDYDGAKEYALTMQEIFGEDNFYLELQDHGIPQQTLVNRDLLRIHQETGIPLVCTNDAHYLRPEDAESHDVLLCIQTGKTVDDENRMRYEPRNFYLRSTEEMEELFGAYPDAVANTQRIADRCRMEFTFGKYHLPEFQLPPGVDSPTYLRQLCEKGFTERYGTEHEEYRRQLDYELDMIGRMGFTDYFLIVSDFVRYAKDAGIPVGPGRGSAAGSMVSYCLYITDIDPMQYHLYFERFLNPERVSMPDIDMDFGDTRRGEVVDYVRRKYGDDHVAQIVTFGTMAARAAIRDVGRALNMTYAEVDVVAKLVPTALHITLKDALKLSKQLSDLYETDERVRRLIDMAQALEGMPRHASTHAAGVVITKRPVYEYVPLARNDESIVCQYTMVTLEELGLLKMDFLGLRNLTVLDDAVKMVQKYRPDFRLADIPMDDAAVFEMLSQGKTGGVFQMESAGMTGVCVGLKPQSIEDITAIIALYRPGPMESIPRFIACKHDPKLVVYKHPSLQPILSGTYGCIVYQEQVIQIFQQLAGYSLGQADMVRRAMSKKKAKDVEREREAFLHGDPTRNIRGCVANGIPEATAQAIYDEIYDFANYAFNKAHAVSYAVVAYQTAYFKHYFTREYMAALLTSVLDNSDKVAEYIAECRDCGIELLPPDVNRSSDGFTVEDGGIRFGLVAIKNIGRGFIQTMMRRREQDGPFRSFQDFCQRMFDCTDMNKRAVENLIRSGAFDSMKVRRSQLIQVFEKVLDSIAESRRKNVEGQLDLFGMAAGEDAPPAETPLPDIPEFTAAERMFMEKETTGLYLSGHPMADYRAMARQAGAVPIHTILEDFSAEDGPVRFADGQSITIAGIVTASRTRTTRNNALMAYVTVEDEAASIELLCFSRTIERCGSYMQVNSPVLVQGKLSVRDEKPPQIMCDSVYPLKEGLPPRRENRRPVQENATIYLRVPGMDSPAFQHIKLVMTMFEGDTPLKIRLADSGKLLGAKCLNHPAFVQECREWLGPENVVVKTAFTGK comes from the coding sequence ATGGGATTTGTGCATCTTCATGTGCATACGGAATACAGCCTGCTGGACGGGGCCTGCCGCATCCGGGACCTTCCGGCCCGCATCCGGGAAATGGGCCAGACGGCGGTGGCCATCACCGACCACGGGGTCATGTATGGTGCCATCGACTTCTACCGGGCCTGCAAGGCGGAAGGCATCCATCCGATCATCGGGTGCGAGGTGTATGTGGCCCGCCGCACCCGGTTCGACAAAGTTCATGAATATGACGCCGAGTCCAGGCATCTGGTGCTGCTGTGCAAAAACGAGACGGGCTACCGGAACCTGTCGTACATGGTGAGTCAGGCATTTGTGGAGGGCTTTTACATCAAGCCCCGCATCGATCTGGACCTGCTGCGCCAGCACAGCGAGGGGCTCATCGCCCTGTCGGCCTGTCTGGCCGGGGAGATCCCCAAGCGGCTGGTAAACGGCGACTACGACGGGGCCAAGGAGTACGCCCTGACCATGCAGGAGATATTCGGAGAGGATAACTTCTATCTGGAACTGCAGGACCACGGCATCCCCCAGCAGACGCTGGTGAACCGGGATCTGCTCCGCATCCATCAGGAGACGGGCATCCCACTGGTCTGCACCAACGATGCCCACTACCTGCGGCCGGAGGACGCCGAGAGCCACGATGTACTGCTGTGCATCCAGACGGGCAAGACCGTGGACGACGAGAACCGGATGCGCTACGAGCCGAGAAACTTCTACCTCCGCTCCACGGAGGAGATGGAGGAGTTGTTCGGCGCCTATCCCGACGCCGTAGCCAACACCCAGCGCATCGCTGACCGCTGCCGGATGGAGTTTACCTTCGGCAAGTATCACCTGCCGGAGTTCCAGCTGCCGCCGGGGGTAGATTCTCCCACCTATCTGCGGCAGCTGTGTGAAAAGGGGTTCACGGAGCGCTACGGCACGGAGCATGAGGAATACCGCCGCCAGCTGGACTACGAGCTGGACATGATCGGACGCATGGGCTTTACGGATTATTTCCTCATCGTGTCGGATTTCGTCCGATACGCCAAGGATGCCGGTATCCCTGTGGGACCGGGCCGAGGCTCGGCGGCGGGGAGCATGGTCTCCTACTGTCTGTACATCACGGACATCGACCCCATGCAGTACCATTTGTATTTTGAGCGCTTCCTGAATCCGGAGCGGGTATCCATGCCGGATATCGATATGGACTTCGGAGACACCCGCCGGGGCGAGGTGGTGGACTACGTCCGCCGCAAGTACGGCGACGACCATGTGGCCCAGATCGTCACCTTCGGCACCATGGCGGCCCGGGCCGCCATTCGGGATGTGGGCCGGGCGCTGAACATGACCTATGCCGAGGTGGATGTGGTGGCCAAGTTGGTGCCAACGGCCCTGCACATTACCCTGAAGGATGCGCTGAAGCTATCCAAGCAGCTCTCCGACCTCTATGAGACGGATGAACGGGTCCGCCGGCTTATCGACATGGCGCAGGCGCTGGAGGGGATGCCCCGCCACGCCTCCACCCACGCAGCCGGTGTGGTCATCACCAAGCGGCCGGTATATGAATATGTACCGCTGGCCCGAAATGACGAGTCTATCGTCTGCCAGTACACCATGGTGACGCTGGAGGAGCTGGGGCTGCTGAAAATGGATTTTCTGGGCCTGCGGAACCTGACGGTTTTGGACGACGCCGTGAAGATGGTGCAGAAGTACCGACCGGACTTCCGGCTGGCGGATATCCCCATGGACGATGCGGCGGTGTTCGAAATGCTGTCGCAGGGCAAGACCGGCGGCGTATTTCAGATGGAGTCCGCCGGCATGACCGGGGTGTGCGTGGGGCTGAAGCCCCAGAGCATCGAGGACATCACCGCCATCATCGCCCTGTACCGCCCCGGCCCCATGGAGTCCATCCCCCGGTTCATCGCCTGCAAGCACGACCCCAAGCTGGTGGTGTACAAGCATCCCTCCCTCCAGCCCATCCTCTCCGGCACCTATGGGTGCATCGTCTATCAGGAGCAGGTCATTCAGATCTTCCAGCAGCTAGCGGGCTATTCGCTGGGGCAGGCGGACATGGTGCGCCGGGCCATGTCCAAGAAGAAGGCCAAGGATGTGGAGCGGGAGCGGGAGGCATTCCTCCACGGCGACCCCACCCGGAACATCCGGGGCTGTGTGGCCAACGGCATCCCGGAGGCAACGGCTCAGGCCATCTACGACGAGATCTACGACTTCGCCAACTACGCCTTCAACAAGGCCCACGCCGTCAGCTATGCGGTGGTAGCCTATCAGACGGCGTATTTCAAGCACTACTTCACACGGGAGTACATGGCGGCGCTGCTGACGTCGGTGCTGGATAACTCCGACAAGGTGGCTGAGTACATCGCTGAGTGCCGGGACTGCGGCATTGAGCTGCTGCCCCCGGACGTGAACCGCTCCAGCGACGGCTTCACCGTGGAGGATGGAGGCATCCGCTTCGGGCTGGTGGCCATCAAGAACATCGGCCGGGGCTTTATCCAGACCATGATGCGGCGGCGGGAGCAGGACGGCCCCTTCCGGTCGTTTCAGGACTTCTGCCAGCGGATGTTCGACTGCACGGACATGAACAAGCGGGCAGTGGAGAATCTGATCCGCAGCGGCGCCTTCGACTCCATGAAGGTGCGGCGCTCCCAGCTGATCCAGGTCTTTGAAAAGGTGCTGGACAGCATTGCAGAGTCCCGGCGCAAGAACGTGGAGGGCCAGCTGGATCTGTTCGGTATGGCGGCGGGGGAGGACGCCCCGCCGGCGGAGACGCCCCTGCCGGACATCCCGGAGTTCACCGCTGCCGAGCGGATGTTCATGGAGAAGGAGACTACGGGCCTTTATCTCAGCGGCCACCCCATGGCGGATTACCGGGCAATGGCCCGGCAGGCGGGAGCGGTGCCTATCCACACCATTCTGGAGGACTTTTCCGCCGAGGACGGGCCTGTCCGGTTCGCCGACGGCCAGAGCATCACCATTGCGGGCATCGTCACTGCCAGCCGCACCCGTACCACCCGCAACAACGCCCTCATGGCCTACGTGACGGTGGAGGATGAGGCGGCATCCATCGAGCTGCTGTGCTTCAGCCGCACCATTGAGCGCTGCGGCAGCTATATGCAGGTGAACAGCCCGGTGCTGGTGCAGGGGAAGCTCTCCGTCCGGGACGAGAAACCGCCGCAGATCATGTGCGACAGCGTTTATCCCCTGAAGGAGGGGCTGCCGCCCCGGCGGGAGAACCGCCGTCCGGTACAGGAGAACGCCACCATTTATCTGCGGGTCCCCGGCATGGACAGCCCGGCGTTCCAGCATATCAAGCTGGTGATGACCATGTTCGAGGGGGACACGCCACTGAAGATCCGGCTGGCGGACAGCGGCAAGCTGTTGGGGGCCAAGTGCCTGAACCACCCGGCCTTCGTGCAGGAGTGCCGGGAGTGGCTGGGTCCGGAGAACGTGGTGGTGAAAACCGCCTTCACCGGAAAATGA
- a CDS encoding DUF4364 family protein → MGVGFIRDKLEIKFLILYIAARVSEPLPLEGMQELTMCDDGIDYFDFSECLNDLVQTEHLRLTEEGRYAITPKGLKNSAICESSLPYSVRLRTDRNIEEYNKELLRQAQVQGKAIPRENGTYTVELKLSDDVDSLMQLELMVATEEMAKDLAERFRKDPEHLYARVLEALYEEQK, encoded by the coding sequence ATGGGAGTCGGATTTATCCGTGACAAGCTGGAGATCAAGTTTCTCATTTTGTACATTGCCGCCCGTGTGTCGGAGCCGCTGCCGCTGGAGGGGATGCAGGAGCTGACCATGTGCGACGACGGCATTGACTATTTCGATTTTTCGGAGTGTCTGAACGATCTGGTGCAGACGGAGCATCTGCGCCTGACGGAGGAGGGGCGGTACGCCATCACCCCCAAGGGGCTGAAAAACAGCGCCATCTGCGAGTCCAGCCTGCCCTATTCCGTGCGGCTGCGGACGGACAGGAACATCGAGGAATACAACAAGGAGCTGCTGCGGCAGGCGCAGGTGCAGGGGAAGGCCATCCCACGGGAAAACGGCACCTACACCGTGGAATTAAAGCTCAGCGACGATGTGGACAGCCTGATGCAGCTGGAGCTGATGGTGGCCACGGAGGAGATGGCCAAGGATCTGGCGGAGCGGTTTCGCAAGGACCCGGAGCATCTCTATGCCCGTGTGCTGGAGGCCCTGTACGAGGAACAGAAGTGA
- a CDS encoding SLOG family protein has product MRARPISCCFSGHRPGKLPWGDDEGDRRCLALKERLWNAMEAAYERGYRHFICGMAQGCDLYFCELALALRQLHGDVTVEAAIPCPSQAEGWPAEQRLRWQRLVAACDYETMVQQQYSPGCMQRRNRYMVDHASLLIAVHDGLPGGTRRTIEYALRRGIGIVDIPVG; this is encoded by the coding sequence ATGCGAGCCAGACCGATCAGCTGCTGTTTTTCCGGCCATCGGCCCGGTAAGCTGCCGTGGGGCGACGATGAGGGAGATCGCCGGTGTCTTGCGCTGAAGGAGCGGCTGTGGAACGCGATGGAGGCGGCCTATGAGCGGGGCTATCGCCACTTCATCTGCGGCATGGCCCAAGGGTGCGACCTGTATTTCTGCGAGTTGGCGCTGGCGCTGCGGCAGCTGCACGGCGACGTGACGGTGGAGGCGGCCATCCCGTGTCCCTCGCAGGCGGAGGGGTGGCCGGCGGAGCAGCGGCTGCGGTGGCAGCGGCTGGTGGCGGCCTGCGACTATGAGACGATGGTGCAGCAGCAGTACAGCCCCGGCTGTATGCAGCGGCGCAACCGGTACATGGTGGATCACGCCTCGCTGCTGATCGCCGTACACGACGGGCTTCCCGGCGGCACCCGGCGCACCATCGAATACGCCCTGCGGCGGGGCATCGGCATTGTGGATATCCCGGTGGGATAG
- a CDS encoding isochorismatase family protein, translating into MRIIREKTAVVCVDYQERILPAMTDPETLLQNTVKLLKGLRVLGVPVYLTQQYTKGLGDTVAPIREAAGTSEHLEKLTFSAYPQLREKLLPPEQQPYVLLCGIESHICVLQTAMDLKAHGYQPYLVTDCLSSRKPADHRMALERAK; encoded by the coding sequence ATGCGAATCATCCGAGAAAAAACCGCCGTCGTCTGCGTGGACTATCAGGAGCGTATCCTGCCCGCCATGACTGATCCCGAAACGCTGCTCCAAAACACCGTAAAGCTGCTGAAGGGTCTGCGGGTGCTGGGCGTCCCCGTGTACCTGACGCAGCAGTATACCAAGGGTCTGGGTGATACCGTGGCCCCCATCCGGGAGGCCGCCGGCACATCGGAGCATCTGGAAAAGCTCACCTTCAGCGCTTATCCCCAGCTGCGGGAGAAGCTGCTGCCCCCGGAGCAGCAGCCCTATGTGCTGCTCTGCGGCATCGAGAGCCACATCTGTGTGCTCCAGACCGCCATGGATCTGAAGGCCCACGGCTACCAGCCGTATCTGGTTACCGACTGCCTCTCCAGCCGCAAGCCCGCCGACCACCGGATGGCGCTGGAGCGGGCCAAATAG
- a CDS encoding DUF6076 domain-containing protein, with product MKYGEQHCREIGSHKRYDDKCKNESIWLAYNRADKTHFARYLKRKMTTAQFEQWSRYTVELRQKAENSEMELADYQKELRI from the coding sequence GTGAAGTACGGCGAACAGCACTGCCGCGAGATCGGTTCCCACAAACGGTACGACGACAAATGCAAAAATGAATCCATCTGGCTCGCGTATAATCGCGCGGACAAAACGCATTTCGCCCGCTACCTGAAGCGGAAAATGACCACCGCTCAATTTGAGCAGTGGTCTCGGTATACTGTAGAATTACGGCAGAAGGCAGAGAACAGTGAAATGGAACTGGCGGACTATCAGAAGGAACTGCGAATTTGA
- a CDS encoding amidohydrolase family protein, with amino-acid sequence MSQVEYFAERSFAIKGTLVFTAQRDQFTIMEDAYLVCDGKKVAGTYSALPEQYRQIKVLDASGKFVIPGTCDIHVHASQAPFQGIGQNIENGQWNTWFERYAFPDESRFNDPAYAELTYTRFAKSLLATPTTRLCAYATTSRTATETLMKALAKFGFAGYVGKVNMDRNCAAGLLETTEETIAQTRLWLEETKDGIGAIYPILTPRYFPSCTESCLEQLGELAEEYHVPVQSHLSEGLDEIDWVHELAPDLDYYAQAYDRAGLLGPHTRAVMAHCVFSSPEEVKTLKRRNVLVAHCPQSNMNSCGCAAPIMEYLDAGIAVGLGTDVGGGNTLNMFRTIFEAILASKVFWASKNSARNMDQRKVLSLPNAFYLATKGGGVLWKSGSFEPGYCFDAVILDDSRFCDGVQRTPYERIERLITRSDDRDICAKYIDGVCVYKKGE; translated from the coding sequence ATGAGCCAAGTTGAATATTTTGCGGAGCGGAGCTTTGCAATCAAAGGGACGCTGGTTTTTACCGCACAGCGGGATCAATTTACCATCATGGAAGACGCATATCTGGTCTGCGATGGAAAAAAAGTTGCAGGGACTTATTCAGCGTTACCGGAGCAATATCGTCAAATTAAGGTTCTGGATGCAAGCGGGAAATTTGTGATTCCCGGAACATGCGACATCCACGTTCACGCCTCACAAGCACCCTTTCAAGGTATTGGGCAAAATATTGAAAACGGACAGTGGAACACATGGTTCGAGCGTTATGCGTTCCCAGACGAGTCTAGATTTAACGATCCAGCGTATGCGGAACTGACCTACACCCGCTTTGCGAAGTCACTTCTTGCTACACCGACGACGCGCCTGTGTGCCTATGCCACGACCAGCCGCACGGCGACAGAGACTCTCATGAAAGCTCTGGCAAAGTTCGGCTTTGCAGGTTACGTTGGGAAAGTCAATATGGATCGAAACTGTGCAGCTGGACTGTTGGAAACAACAGAGGAAACAATTGCGCAGACCCGCCTTTGGCTAGAGGAAACGAAAGATGGTATTGGTGCAATCTACCCGATCCTCACACCGCGTTATTTCCCGAGTTGTACGGAAAGCTGTTTAGAGCAACTGGGAGAGCTTGCCGAGGAATACCACGTCCCAGTGCAGTCACATCTTTCGGAGGGGCTGGATGAAATTGACTGGGTGCACGAGCTTGCACCGGATCTTGATTATTATGCGCAGGCCTATGACCGTGCTGGTTTGCTTGGACCGCATACACGGGCTGTGATGGCGCACTGCGTTTTTTCCTCCCCCGAAGAGGTGAAAACGCTGAAAAGACGCAATGTGCTGGTAGCACATTGTCCACAGTCGAATATGAACAGTTGCGGTTGCGCAGCACCAATCATGGAATATCTCGATGCTGGAATTGCAGTCGGACTGGGCACGGATGTCGGCGGCGGCAATACCCTGAATATGTTCCGAACGATCTTTGAAGCGATTTTGGCGTCTAAAGTCTTTTGGGCTTCCAAAAACAGCGCGCGCAATATGGATCAGCGGAAAGTTTTGTCTCTGCCCAATGCGTTTTACCTTGCAACAAAAGGCGGCGGCGTACTTTGGAAAAGCGGGAGCTTTGAACCGGGATATTGCTTTGATGCGGTGATTTTGGATGACAGCCGCTTCTGCGACGGCGTGCAGCGGACACCGTATGAGCGGATAGAACGGTTAATTACCAGGTCGGATGATCGAGACATCTGTGCAAAATATATTGACGGCGTCTGTGTCTACAAAAAAGGAGAATAA
- a CDS encoding VOC family protein yields MTAFTGDIQILLYTEEENFSVCRDFYQTLLGQKPYYSWNESAQDCGAKFRAGRGTISVLCQAHDRKTGPVIVNLETEDVDQTYQELTAAEGIRIVSKPVTQSYGTRYFAVEDPCGNRINLYHSNH; encoded by the coding sequence ATGACAGCATTTACAGGAGACATTCAAATCCTTCTATACACCGAAGAGGAAAACTTTTCTGTCTGCCGAGACTTCTATCAAACGCTGCTCGGACAGAAGCCATATTACAGTTGGAACGAAAGCGCGCAGGATTGCGGCGCAAAGTTCCGGGCTGGTCGCGGTACAATCAGCGTACTCTGTCAGGCACATGACAGAAAGACCGGCCCTGTGATCGTCAATCTGGAAACCGAAGATGTCGATCAGACCTATCAGGAGCTTACGGCTGCAGAAGGCATCCGGATTGTGAGCAAGCCTGTAACACAGAGCTACGGTACAAGGTACTTTGCCGTTGAAGACCCCTGTGGAAACCGGATCAACCTGTATCACAGCAATCACTGA